A region from the Excalfactoria chinensis isolate bCotChi1 chromosome 24, bCotChi1.hap2, whole genome shotgun sequence genome encodes:
- the LOC140262530 gene encoding feather keratin Cos1-2-like, translating to MGNGIECTRVYLQPQEMSCYTQCVPCRPCGPTPLASSCNEPCVRQCQSSNVAIEPSPVVVTLPGPILSSFPQNTVVGSSTSAAVGSILSSEGVPITSGGFDLSGIGSRYCGRRYPLY from the exons ATGGGCaatgggattgagtgcaccagG GTGTACCTCCAGCCCCAGGAGATGTCCTGCTACACCCAGTGTGTGCCATGCCGGCCCTGTGGCCCAACtcctctggccagcagctgcaatgagccctgtgtcaggcagtgccagagTTCCAATGTTGCCATTGAGCCCTCTCCtgtggtggtgaccctgcccggacccatcctcagctccttcccgcagAACACCGTTGTGGGAtcctccacctctgctgctgttggcagcattCTCAGCTCTGAGGGAGTGCCCATCACCTCGGGGGGCTTTGACTTGTCCGGCATCGGCAGCCGCTACTGTGGCAGAAGGTACCCACTCTACTAA